The Leadbettera azotonutricia ZAS-9 genome has a window encoding:
- a CDS encoding ankyrin repeat domain-containing protein — translation MKRHVRIALILASFLPLGTVFAQDFPPTAILNAAYKGDVEMVRLILATKPDPDVRDHFGASAVHEAIFESNLEVIQLLLDSGFDVNAQVASNGYTPLHYAVWLNKPDAVKLLLSYNADKTIKDKKGFTPLEKATKEGKRDLVIALSRK, via the coding sequence ATGAAAAGGCATGTTCGTATAGCATTAATACTCGCCTCCTTTCTCCCCTTGGGGACTGTGTTCGCCCAGGATTTTCCCCCTACAGCCATACTCAACGCCGCCTATAAAGGCGATGTGGAAATGGTCAGGCTCATCCTGGCCACCAAGCCCGACCCGGATGTACGCGACCACTTTGGGGCAAGCGCCGTCCACGAAGCCATCTTCGAGAGCAATCTTGAGGTGATCCAGCTGCTTTTGGATAGCGGATTCGACGTGAACGCCCAGGTTGCGTCGAACGGCTATACCCCCCTGCATTATGCCGTATGGCTCAACAAGCCCGATGCGGTAAAGCTGCTTCTTTCCTACAATGCTGACAAGACCATCAAGGACAAAAAAGGCTTCACCCCCCTGGAAAAGGCCACCAAAGAGGGCAAACGCGACCTCGTTATAGCTTTGTCCAGGAAATAA
- a CDS encoding bifunctional enoyl-CoA hydratase/phosphate acetyltransferase, which translates to MKTIAEISAAAVKALKDSGKEMPFIAAASAADASTLASLAAAKKQGLGNAVLIGNKGDIERTAKESNIDISGFEILHEPSHSAAAAKAAGLVREGKAQLPMKGLVETAIFLKAVMKKEGGLNTGKLISHVGVVESAFYPKLLFISDGALNIAPTLNEKIGIIENAVGLARDLGIPTPKVAVLAALEQVNPERMPCTADAAILTQMNRRGRIANCIVDGPLALDNAVHPASARIKGIDSPIAADADILITPSIEAGNMLFKSIMYLGNAKGAGILLGAKAPVILSSRASDAETRLASIALAVLNWVKEGV; encoded by the coding sequence ATGAAAACCATAGCCGAGATCAGCGCAGCCGCAGTAAAAGCCCTTAAAGATTCAGGGAAAGAAATGCCCTTCATCGCGGCAGCCTCCGCCGCCGATGCCTCCACCCTGGCAAGCCTTGCAGCAGCGAAAAAACAAGGCCTGGGCAATGCCGTGTTGATAGGAAACAAGGGGGATATCGAGAGAACCGCCAAGGAAAGCAACATTGACATAAGCGGCTTCGAAATCCTGCATGAGCCCAGCCACTCTGCCGCAGCCGCAAAGGCAGCTGGACTTGTCCGTGAAGGCAAGGCTCAACTCCCCATGAAGGGCCTCGTCGAAACCGCAATCTTCCTTAAGGCGGTAATGAAAAAGGAAGGGGGTCTCAATACAGGGAAGCTCATCTCCCATGTTGGGGTGGTTGAATCCGCATTCTACCCCAAGCTGCTTTTTATAAGCGACGGCGCCCTCAATATAGCCCCCACCTTGAACGAAAAAATCGGCATCATCGAAAACGCCGTGGGCCTTGCCAGGGACTTGGGCATCCCCACCCCAAAGGTCGCCGTCCTTGCAGCCCTGGAGCAGGTAAACCCCGAGCGTATGCCCTGTACCGCCGATGCCGCCATACTCACTCAAATGAACCGCAGGGGCCGCATCGCCAATTGCATTGTTGACGGACCTCTCGCATTGGACAACGCAGTGCACCCCGCCTCTGCCCGCATCAAGGGCATAGACAGCCCCATTGCAGCGGACGCGGACATACTCATAACCCCATCGATAGAAGCAGGCAACATGCTCTTCAAATCCATCATGTATCTGGGAAATGCCAAAGGCGCAGGCATACTTCTGGGCGCCAAAGCGCCGGTCATACTTTCGAGCCGCGCTTCAGATGCTGAAACACGGCTTGCGTCCATTGCTTTGGCAGTATTGAATTGGGTTAAGGAAGGGGTTTAG
- a CDS encoding Gfo/Idh/MocA family protein: MIESSANIEFKPRLRYGMVGGGQGSFIGDVHRKSIALDGMAEIAAGCFSRSADNTLATGAALGIKRERLYATYEEMAEEESKRADKIDFVVIVTPNYAHYGAAKAFLSRGIPVVCDKPLCIEASEARELQELAEKNKLLFCVTYTYSGNPAVKHGKALIKKGEIGKIHFITGEYPQEWLLAPSEKQGNKQAVWRTDPKLAGKSNSVGDLGSHIENLVHYFTGLKIKSLCARLDKIGPGRVLDDNATIMVEYDNGAKGVYWSSQVASGYDNALKVRIFGDKGAVEFNEEECNYIKFSQFGKPTTVLSRGRDPFDPHAQGFSRIPSGHPEGYFEALANIYKTFITALAKQKEGKPLTEDDLDFPTVEDGLNGVVFIGKCVESSDKGAVWVNL, encoded by the coding sequence ATGATAGAAAGCAGCGCCAATATTGAGTTCAAGCCTCGGCTGCGCTACGGCATGGTGGGCGGAGGGCAGGGCTCCTTTATCGGGGATGTGCACCGCAAGTCCATTGCCCTTGACGGCATGGCCGAAATTGCAGCGGGCTGTTTCTCCCGTTCCGCAGACAACACCCTGGCAACCGGCGCGGCCCTGGGAATCAAGCGGGAAAGGCTCTATGCAACCTACGAGGAAATGGCCGAGGAAGAATCGAAGCGTGCCGACAAGATCGATTTTGTGGTGATTGTAACGCCGAACTATGCCCATTATGGGGCCGCCAAGGCTTTTTTAAGCCGGGGAATTCCTGTGGTCTGCGACAAGCCCCTCTGCATCGAAGCTTCCGAAGCCCGGGAACTGCAAGAGCTTGCCGAAAAGAACAAGCTCCTTTTTTGCGTGACCTACACCTATTCGGGGAACCCTGCGGTAAAACACGGAAAGGCACTCATCAAAAAAGGCGAGATAGGAAAGATTCATTTTATCACCGGCGAGTATCCCCAGGAATGGCTTTTGGCTCCCTCCGAAAAACAGGGGAACAAGCAGGCAGTCTGGAGGACAGATCCCAAGCTGGCAGGTAAGTCCAACAGCGTGGGGGATCTGGGTTCCCACATCGAGAACCTTGTGCATTACTTCACCGGCCTCAAGATAAAGTCCCTCTGCGCCCGGCTCGACAAGATAGGCCCTGGCAGGGTGCTGGACGATAACGCGACAATCATGGTGGAATACGATAATGGTGCCAAAGGCGTTTACTGGAGCAGCCAGGTGGCGTCAGGTTATGATAATGCCCTCAAGGTGAGGATCTTCGGCGACAAGGGTGCGGTGGAATTTAACGAAGAGGAATGCAACTACATCAAGTTTTCCCAATTCGGTAAACCCACCACGGTGCTGTCCCGTGGGCGGGATCCTTTTGATCCCCATGCGCAGGGTTTTTCCCGCATCCCTTCGGGGCATCCTGAAGGCTACTTTGAGGCTCTGGCAAATATCTACAAGACCTTCATCACGGCCCTTGCAAAGCAGAAAGAAGGGAAGCCATTGACCGAAGATGATTTGGACTTCCCCACGGTAGAGGATGGGTTGAACGGTGTTGTTTTTATCGGCAAGTGTGTCGAAAGCTCTGACAAGGGCGCTGTTTGGGTTAATTTATAG